In one Corythoichthys intestinalis isolate RoL2023-P3 chromosome 16, ASM3026506v1, whole genome shotgun sequence genomic region, the following are encoded:
- the ypel3 gene encoding protein yippee-like 3, giving the protein MVKLTKAKTFQAYLDSCHRRYSCVHCRAHLANHDDLISKSFQGSQGRAYLFNSVVNIGCGPAEERLLLTGLHAVADIYCENCHTTLGWKYEQAFELSQKYKEGKFIIELSHMIKDNGWD; this is encoded by the exons ATGGTGAAGCTGACAAAAGCTAAGACATTCCAGGCTTACCTGGACTCCTGCCACCGCCGCTACAGCTGTGTGCACTGCCGCGCCCATCTGGCTAACCATGATGATCTAATCTCCAAG TCTTTCCAAGGTAGTCAAGGCAGAGCTTACCTCTTCAACTCTGT GGTAAACATTGGCTGTGGTCCCGCGGAGGAAAGGCTGCTGCTCACGGGACTTCATGCAGTGGCTGACATCTATTGTGAAAACTGTCACACCACTCTGGGCTGGAAATAT GAACAAGCCTTTGAACTGAGTCAGAAGTACAAGGAAGGGAAGTTCATCATTGAGCTGTCCCACATGATAAAAGACAACGGCTGGGACTGA